CAACGACACAATATGTAGTCACATTACCTTTTAGCAGAAGCCAGGAAAGTGAAGCCGATAAGATTGGGCTTACCCTGATGGCAATAGCAGGATATAATCCGGATGCTTCGATTGCTTTTTGGGAGAGAATGTCTGCGAATTCCGGTGCCGGAGCACCTCCGGAATTTATGAGTACACACCCATCCAACGCGACACGTATTGCCAACCTGAGGAAATTAATTCCCGAAGCCAAGGCAGAAGCTGCAAAATTTGGTGTTGTTTTTAAATAATTCAGAATCCAAAAAATAATGAAAGCCATCCACTTCGGGTGGCTTTTTTGTTTGTCCTGACATGATGTCCTTACCGGAAAGCGAATATTATATTATGGTAATAACTGTGCTTTTTTGTTAATAGTATGTAAAAAATAAATAAATTCGCTCCAAAAAAATACAAGATGAGCAACTTACAAAGAGGAGATAAAAAACTTTTGAATGCATGGGCATTTTATGATTGGGCCAATTCTGTTTATAGCCTTGTGATCGCTTCAGCCATTTTTCCAATTTACTATGCTGCTATTTTTAAAATTAAAGGCATAGAACAAATTACAGTTTTTGGCACTGAATTTAAAAATACCGCCCTGATCAGTTTTGTAACAGCTTCCGCTTTTTTGATGGTGGCCATCATTTCTCCTTTTTTATCCGGGATTGCCGATTATGCCGGAAATAAAAAGTCATTTATGAAGTTTTTCTGTTACCTGGGTGCGTTATCCTGTATTGGATTGTGCTGGTTTGATCTGGAGCGTATTTATCTGAGCCTTTCCTTTTATTTCTTCGGCCTTATTGGCTTTTGGGGTAGTCTTGTATTTTATAATTCGTATTTGCCCGATGTGGCTTTTCCGGAACAACAGGATGCCTTGAGTGCTAAAGGTTATTCTATGGGATATATCGGTAGTGTCGTGCTATTGCTGTTCAATCTGGCCATGGTGATGTCTCCTGAAACATTCCATATAGGAGGAGAACATCCTGCGGTGACGGCCATGCAATACTCCTTTGTCTCGGTAGGGATCTGGTGGATTGTATTCAGCCAGTATACCTATTACTACCTCCCGAAGGGAAATGGCGGTAATAAAGTTACAAAAGATGTGTTGTTTAATGGTTTTCGCGAACTAAAAAAAGTGTGGGTATTGTTGGGTGAAAACGTAACACTCAAAAAATACCTCACCAGTTTTTTTGTGTACAGTATGGCCGTACAAACGGTAATGCTGGTTGCTACTTATTTTGGGGAACAGGAGATTGCCTGGGAAAATGACGATCACAAAACGATGGGGCTCATCATCAGTATATTGGTCATTCAATTAGTGGCCGTAGCTGGGGCAATCCTGACTTCAAAGGCTTCGGATCGCTTTGGGAATATCAAAACCCTGATTTTTATCAACTGTATTTGGGTGGTGATTTGTATCTGTGCTTATTTTGTCACCCTTCCAGTACACTTTTATATTACTGCCGGTTTTGTAGGATTGGTAATGGGTGGAATACAGTCATTATCCCGTTCGACCTATTCAAAATTATTGCCGGAAACAAAAGATACAGCTTCCTTTTTTAGCTTTTATGATGTTGCTGAGAAAATAGGAATTGTCATTGGAATGTTGATTTATGGCCTGATCGACCAATTAACAGGTAGTATGCGAAATTCAATAGTGTTTTTGGCATTATTTTTCATCGTAGGAGTATATCTGTTAAATAAAGTTAATAAAAAGTAGTCAATAGGGGAATTAATAGGATGGAATCATTTATTTTTGGAGCCATAAAACCTTATAATTCAACTATCATGAAAAAAACTACTTTATTGGCTTATTGCTTTCTTTTGGTAACAGCCTTTTCTTTTAACTCCTGTGATACTGAGAATATCGATCCTGCCGTAGTAGATAACAATGTAAATCCTGATCCCGAAGGAGGCGTCTCAACAGGGGATTATTGGCCGATGACATTAAATAATCAGTGGGTCTATAAGAGAAATGGTGTTATTCAGGAACCAATGAAGATTATTGGTACGGAAACTATTAATGGTAATCTGTATTATAAGTTTGATAATTTTGCAATGATCCAGGCTGAAATAGAAGAAGGAGAAGAGGCCGCAGAAAGCATCGTCCATGTTCGTAAGAATAATGGGAATTATTATACCCGATCGGTTATGGTTGCCGAGGTGCCGGAATTTGGAATACCAAATTTTGAAATGCCTGCTC
The Flavobacterium kingsejongi genome window above contains:
- a CDS encoding MFS transporter, producing the protein MSNLQRGDKKLLNAWAFYDWANSVYSLVIASAIFPIYYAAIFKIKGIEQITVFGTEFKNTALISFVTASAFLMVAIISPFLSGIADYAGNKKSFMKFFCYLGALSCIGLCWFDLERIYLSLSFYFFGLIGFWGSLVFYNSYLPDVAFPEQQDALSAKGYSMGYIGSVVLLLFNLAMVMSPETFHIGGEHPAVTAMQYSFVSVGIWWIVFSQYTYYYLPKGNGGNKVTKDVLFNGFRELKKVWVLLGENVTLKKYLTSFFVYSMAVQTVMLVATYFGEQEIAWENDDHKTMGLIISILVIQLVAVAGAILTSKASDRFGNIKTLIFINCIWVVICICAYFVTLPVHFYITAGFVGLVMGGIQSLSRSTYSKLLPETKDTASFFSFYDVAEKIGIVIGMLIYGLIDQLTGSMRNSIVFLALFFIVGVYLLNKVNKK